The following are from one region of the Streptomyces tuirus genome:
- a CDS encoding 3-oxoacyl-ACP reductase — MADRYLRLTGTAPGRFLTRRLGLPQPAALARWSAERPALDGGLLHLTAGRSALDAAAVLARTATGRDGSGRTAAVVLDATGVRCVEALAEVHAALHPVVRSVAASGRVVVLGAPLDPADHQQAAAQQALEGFTRSLGKEIGRGRTVNLVRLTDAAAAESTLRFLLSPKSAYVSGQVIEVGAGRKPTADDREPAPVDPDRPLSGRTALVTGAARGIGEAVAETLARDGARVVVLDVPQAEQDARRVAERLGGTALLLDMTSADAGARIAEALPDGLDLLIHNAGITRDRRLVNMPAERWISVLEVNLASVLRTTDALLKDGTLKHGGRIVATASIAGIAGNAGQTNYGASKAGVVGMVRSLAPRALDEHGVTVNAVAPGFIETKMTAAVPLFIREAGRRMNSLAQGGLPADVAETTAWLAHPGSGAVNGQVVRVCGQSLLGA; from the coding sequence ATGGCCGACCGCTATCTGCGCTTGACCGGCACCGCGCCCGGCCGCTTCCTCACGCGCCGGCTGGGGCTGCCGCAGCCCGCGGCGCTGGCCCGCTGGTCCGCCGAGCGGCCCGCCCTGGACGGCGGCCTGCTGCACCTCACGGCGGGCCGCTCCGCCCTCGACGCGGCTGCGGTCCTGGCCCGTACTGCGACCGGCCGGGACGGCTCCGGCCGCACGGCCGCCGTCGTCCTGGACGCGACCGGGGTGCGGTGCGTCGAGGCCCTGGCCGAGGTGCACGCCGCCCTGCATCCCGTCGTACGGTCGGTCGCCGCGAGCGGGCGCGTCGTGGTGCTCGGCGCGCCGCTCGACCCCGCCGACCACCAGCAGGCCGCGGCCCAGCAGGCCCTGGAGGGTTTCACGCGCTCCCTCGGCAAGGAGATCGGCCGGGGCAGGACGGTGAATCTGGTCCGGCTCACGGACGCCGCCGCCGCGGAGTCCACCCTGCGCTTCCTGCTGTCCCCCAAGTCGGCGTATGTGAGCGGGCAGGTGATCGAGGTCGGAGCCGGCCGGAAGCCGACCGCCGATGACCGGGAGCCGGCCCCCGTCGACCCGGACCGCCCCCTGTCCGGCCGCACCGCCCTCGTCACCGGCGCCGCCCGGGGCATCGGTGAGGCGGTCGCCGAGACCCTCGCGCGCGACGGTGCGCGGGTCGTCGTGCTCGATGTGCCGCAGGCCGAGCAGGACGCCCGGCGGGTCGCCGAGCGGCTCGGGGGCACCGCGCTGCTGCTCGACATGACGTCCGCCGACGCGGGCGCCCGGATCGCCGAGGCGCTGCCCGACGGCCTGGACCTGCTGATCCACAACGCGGGCATCACCCGCGACCGGCGCCTGGTGAACATGCCCGCCGAGCGCTGGATCTCCGTGCTGGAGGTGAACCTGGCGAGCGTGCTGCGCACCACGGACGCCCTGCTGAAGGACGGGACGCTGAAGCACGGCGGCCGGATCGTCGCCACCGCCTCGATCGCGGGGATCGCCGGCAACGCCGGCCAGACCAACTACGGGGCGAGCAAGGCGGGCGTCGTCGGCATGGTCCGCTCCCTCGCGCCGCGCGCGCTCGACGAGCACGGCGTGACGGTCAACGCGGTCGCGCCCGGCTTCATCGAGACGAAGATGACGGCCGCCGTCCCGCTGTTCATCCGGGAGGCGGGCCGCCGGATGAACTCCCTCGCGCAGGGCGGCCTCCCGGCCGACGTCGCCGAGACCACCGCCTGGCTGGCGCACCCGGGCTCGGGCGCGGTCAACGGCCAGGTCGTCCGCGTCTGCGGCCAGAGCCTGCTGGGGGCGTGA
- a CDS encoding AMP-dependent synthetase/ligase, translating into MSTAYPSSVHGNAYEGPVLVEPQVRRLDGAVREASVPPLAPPRTHGSLADLPFHNASADPGAAALSRRDADGRWSDVTAAQFADQVRTVAKGLIAEGLMPGDRIAVMARTIYEWTVLDFAAWAAGLVTVPIYPTSSVFQARWILHDSGAVALVTETAAQAAALGPERERLPDLKHIWIVEKGHVDRLAEAGAHLPDQEVEVRRGMLGPDTLATLVYTSGTTGRPKGCALTHGNFFAEVDNAIELLYPVFRARTSEEASVLLFLPMSHVFGRMVAIACVRARVRLGHAPSIKADDLLPDLAAFRPTCLLAIPYMLEKIFNSARAKAESSGRTSSFDRAASVAQRYGEAMEARQTGTGPGPSRVLKTARAIYDPLVYRRIRNAMGGRVRYAICGGSPLGRRLAAFYAGAGIEIFEGYGLTETTGASTVTPPLKPRLGTVGWPLPGTRVRIAADGEILVGGDHVLRGYWDPQAGGVVPAAPDGWLATGDLGELDDEGYLTITGRKKELLITAGGKSVAPAPLENWLRSHPLISQCLVLGDGRPFVSALITLDPDGVTHWRQMNGKHPVPLTLLVDDEELRAILQRAVDEANKMVSRPESIRRFAVLTEDFTEEAGHLTPSMKLRREAVLRAFATEVEGLYTR; encoded by the coding sequence GTGTCCACTGCGTATCCCTCCTCCGTCCACGGCAACGCGTACGAAGGGCCGGTGCTCGTCGAGCCCCAGGTGCGACGGCTGGACGGAGCGGTACGGGAGGCATCCGTACCGCCGCTGGCCCCGCCGCGGACCCACGGGTCGCTCGCCGACCTGCCGTTCCACAACGCGAGCGCCGACCCGGGCGCCGCGGCCCTCAGCCGCAGGGACGCCGACGGCCGCTGGAGCGACGTCACGGCGGCGCAGTTCGCCGACCAGGTGCGGACCGTGGCCAAGGGCCTGATCGCCGAGGGCCTGATGCCCGGCGACCGGATCGCCGTGATGGCCCGCACCATCTACGAGTGGACCGTCCTGGACTTCGCCGCCTGGGCGGCCGGACTGGTCACCGTCCCGATCTACCCCACCTCCTCCGTCTTCCAGGCCCGCTGGATCCTCCACGACTCCGGCGCGGTCGCCCTGGTCACCGAGACCGCCGCACAGGCCGCCGCCCTCGGCCCGGAGCGCGAGCGGCTGCCCGACCTCAAGCACATATGGATCGTCGAGAAGGGCCACGTGGACCGGCTCGCGGAGGCCGGGGCGCACCTGCCCGACCAGGAGGTCGAGGTGCGGCGCGGCATGCTCGGCCCCGACACCCTCGCCACCCTCGTCTACACCTCGGGCACCACGGGCCGCCCCAAGGGCTGCGCCCTCACCCACGGCAACTTCTTCGCCGAGGTCGACAACGCCATCGAGCTGCTCTACCCCGTCTTCCGGGCCAGGACCAGCGAAGAGGCCTCCGTCCTGCTGTTCCTGCCGATGTCCCACGTCTTCGGCCGCATGGTGGCGATCGCCTGCGTCCGGGCCCGCGTCCGGCTGGGTCACGCGCCCAGCATCAAGGCCGACGACCTGCTGCCCGACCTCGCCGCCTTCCGGCCGACCTGTCTGCTGGCCATCCCGTACATGCTGGAGAAAATCTTCAACTCCGCCCGCGCCAAAGCCGAGTCGAGCGGCCGGACCTCCTCGTTCGACCGCGCGGCGTCGGTCGCGCAGCGCTACGGAGAGGCCATGGAGGCCCGGCAGACCGGCACCGGCCCCGGCCCCTCCCGCGTCCTGAAGACCGCCCGCGCCATCTACGACCCGCTGGTCTACCGTCGCATCCGCAACGCCATGGGCGGCCGGGTCCGCTACGCCATCTGCGGCGGCTCCCCGCTCGGCCGCCGCCTCGCCGCGTTCTACGCCGGTGCCGGCATCGAGATCTTCGAGGGCTACGGCCTGACGGAGACCACCGGCGCGAGCACCGTCACCCCGCCCCTCAAACCCCGCCTGGGCACCGTCGGCTGGCCGCTGCCCGGCACCCGCGTCCGCATCGCCGCCGACGGCGAGATCCTGGTCGGTGGCGACCACGTGCTGCGCGGCTACTGGGACCCGCAGGCCGGGGGCGTCGTACCCGCCGCCCCCGACGGCTGGCTCGCCACCGGCGACCTCGGCGAACTCGACGACGAGGGCTATCTGACGATCACCGGCCGCAAGAAGGAACTGCTCATCACCGCGGGCGGCAAGTCCGTCGCCCCGGCCCCGCTCGAGAACTGGCTGCGCTCGCACCCGCTGATCTCCCAGTGCCTCGTCCTGGGCGACGGCCGCCCCTTCGTCTCGGCACTGATCACCCTCGACCCGGACGGCGTCACCCACTGGCGCCAGATGAACGGCAAACACCCCGTACCGCTCACCCTCCTCGTCGACGACGAGGAACTGCGCGCCATCCTGCAACGCGCCGTCGACGAGGCCAACAAGATGGTCTCCCGCCCGGAGTCCATCCGCCGCTTCGCCGTCCTGACCGAGGACTTCACGGAGGAGGCCGGCCATCTGACCCCGTCGATGAAGCTCCGCCGGGAGGCCGTACTGCGCGCTTTCGCCACGGAAGTGGAGGGTCTGTACACCCGGTGA
- a CDS encoding sugar ABC transporter substrate-binding protein — protein sequence MIPRNPRQAAVRRISVALAVSVSAVSLAACGDGGSDDSAANKGNDITVGLLLPDRDTARFEKFDYPLIKQEVASLTENKGTVRYANAESSVTRQSEQFQKMIADKVDVILVDALNSKAIATDVQKAKDAGIPVIAYDRLAEGPIDAYVSHDNELVGQVQGRAIIGELGGKAQQSKVVMMNGDPGDPNTARFKDGALSELRGQVNIVKEYDTKDWKPATAKANMRKAIQSVGLNDIAAVYSANDGMAGAVIEALEEAGATRMPPVTGQDANLDAVQRVVSGEQNMTVYKSFLLEATNAAKIAVAKVQDRAIEFAALTRETVDSPTKKSIPAMLVPVVALTQDNIKETVITDGVYTVKDICTAKYKADCAAIGLE from the coding sequence GTGATACCGCGCAACCCCCGCCAGGCCGCCGTCCGGCGCATCTCCGTGGCCCTGGCGGTCTCCGTATCGGCCGTGTCCCTCGCCGCCTGCGGCGACGGCGGGAGTGACGACTCCGCCGCGAACAAGGGCAACGACATCACGGTGGGCCTGCTGCTGCCCGACCGGGACACGGCACGCTTCGAGAAGTTCGACTACCCGCTGATCAAGCAGGAAGTCGCGTCCCTCACGGAGAACAAGGGCACGGTCCGCTACGCCAACGCCGAGTCCAGCGTCACCAGACAGAGCGAGCAGTTCCAGAAGATGATCGCCGACAAGGTGGACGTCATCCTCGTCGACGCCCTCAACTCCAAGGCCATCGCCACGGACGTCCAGAAGGCCAAGGACGCCGGGATCCCGGTCATCGCCTACGACCGGCTCGCCGAGGGCCCCATCGACGCCTACGTCTCCCACGACAACGAACTCGTCGGGCAGGTCCAGGGCCGCGCCATCATCGGGGAACTCGGCGGCAAGGCCCAGCAGAGCAAGGTCGTCATGATGAACGGCGACCCCGGCGACCCCAACACCGCCCGCTTCAAGGACGGCGCGCTGAGCGAGCTCCGGGGCCAGGTGAACATCGTCAAGGAGTACGACACCAAGGACTGGAAGCCCGCGACCGCCAAGGCCAACATGAGGAAGGCGATCCAGTCCGTCGGGCTGAACGACATCGCCGCCGTCTACTCGGCCAACGACGGCATGGCCGGCGCCGTCATCGAGGCGCTGGAGGAGGCCGGGGCCACCAGGATGCCGCCGGTGACCGGGCAGGACGCCAACCTCGACGCGGTGCAGCGGGTCGTCTCCGGCGAGCAGAACATGACCGTGTACAAGTCCTTCCTGCTGGAGGCGACCAACGCCGCGAAGATCGCGGTGGCCAAGGTGCAGGACCGCGCGATCGAGTTCGCGGCACTGACCCGGGAGACCGTCGACAGCCCCACGAAGAAGAGCATCCCGGCGATGCTGGTGCCGGTGGTCGCCCTCACCCAGGACAACATCAAGGAGACGGTGATCACGGACGGCGTGTACACCGTGAAGGACATCTGCACCGCGAAGTACAAGGCGGACTGCGCGGCCATCGGCCTCGAGTAG
- a CDS encoding class I SAM-dependent methyltransferase, with product MTHAPDFLTETRLFYDTVAEEYAVQFGDLRPGTPLDRGVLHGFAELVGEGGEVADLGCGPGRVTAYLASQGLSVFGLDLSGSMLAIARRENPGLRFQQGSMQELDLPDGSLDGVVAWYSIIHTPEEHLPALFAGFHRVLRPGGHLLLGFQCGDEPRRYEKAFGHEVSVTFRRGRPERVAALLSGAGFTVRATTVREPDETQGEPVAQASLVARKPGG from the coding sequence GTGACCCACGCCCCCGACTTCCTCACCGAGACCCGCCTGTTCTACGACACCGTCGCCGAGGAGTACGCCGTCCAGTTCGGTGACCTGCGCCCGGGGACGCCGCTGGACCGGGGCGTGCTCCACGGGTTCGCGGAGCTGGTGGGCGAGGGCGGCGAGGTGGCCGACCTGGGGTGCGGGCCCGGGCGGGTCACGGCGTACCTGGCGTCCCAGGGGCTGTCGGTGTTCGGGCTGGACCTGTCGGGGTCGATGCTCGCGATCGCCCGCCGCGAGAACCCGGGCCTGCGGTTCCAGCAGGGCTCGATGCAGGAGCTGGACCTGCCGGACGGCTCGCTCGACGGTGTCGTGGCCTGGTACTCGATCATCCACACGCCCGAGGAGCACCTGCCCGCCCTCTTCGCCGGTTTCCACCGCGTCCTGCGCCCCGGCGGCCATCTGCTGCTCGGCTTCCAGTGCGGGGACGAGCCCCGCCGCTACGAGAAGGCCTTCGGGCACGAGGTGTCCGTCACCTTCCGCCGGGGCCGGCCGGAGCGCGTCGCCGCCCTGCTGAGCGGCGCCGGCTTCACGGTCCGCGCCACGACCGTACGAGAGCCCGACGAGACCCAGGGCGAGCCCGTCGCCCAGGCGAGCCTCGTGGCGCGCAAGCCAGGGGGCTGA